One Candidatus Hydrogenedentota bacterium genomic region harbors:
- a CDS encoding carbohydrate kinase family protein translates to MKIAILGAVCFDEIFTLEGERRESFGGITYNAAAFASILEAGDAVFPFTKIGEDQFEAALAEFKKLPSIDTSGIVPCQGNVTHVTLTWRTVSWRDEAVRHRMPPYAADELDRVLDADAVHFNFINGSELDLDAFKAFRTKYAGLVSLDVHNLISRFDAEGKREIVGFPQWRDWAPYIDVLQCNEFEINTMFDRDLKTRREFAEAAREVCQAGPRVATVTLGPEGALTVHRKDGSFYLVDIDALPPIKAVDTTGCGDSFSAGFLVGMLSSDEPATALASGSVVAGLNARYRGIGQLAEAKDYLRHPRSHFKVFEGKPGDWPGEPF, encoded by the coding sequence TCGAGGGCGAGCGCCGCGAGAGCTTCGGCGGCATTACCTACAATGCCGCCGCGTTTGCCAGCATTCTCGAGGCCGGGGACGCGGTATTCCCGTTTACCAAGATCGGCGAGGACCAGTTCGAGGCCGCCCTGGCGGAGTTCAAGAAGCTCCCATCTATCGACACGAGCGGTATTGTGCCTTGCCAGGGAAATGTAACGCACGTCACGTTGACCTGGCGGACCGTATCGTGGCGGGACGAGGCCGTCCGGCACCGCATGCCGCCGTATGCCGCTGATGAACTTGACAGGGTGCTGGATGCCGACGCGGTTCATTTCAACTTCATCAACGGCAGCGAACTCGACCTCGACGCGTTCAAGGCGTTTCGGACGAAATATGCAGGGCTTGTCTCGCTCGATGTCCACAATCTGATCAGCCGCTTTGACGCCGAGGGCAAGCGCGAGATCGTGGGTTTCCCGCAATGGCGCGACTGGGCGCCGTACATCGACGTGCTCCAGTGCAACGAGTTCGAAATCAACACCATGTTCGACCGCGACCTCAAGACCCGCCGGGAGTTCGCGGAAGCCGCCCGCGAGGTCTGCCAGGCGGGACCGCGCGTTGCCACGGTTACATTGGGGCCCGAGGGCGCGCTTACCGTGCATCGCAAGGACGGCTCGTTCTATCTCGTGGATATCGACGCCCTTCCCCCCATCAAGGCTGTGGATACAACCGGTTGCGGCGACAGCTTTTCAGCCGGGTTTCTCGTGGGGATGTTAAGCTCGGACGAGCCGGCGACGGCCCTGGCCAGCGGCTCGGTTGTGGCAGGGCTCAATGCGCGGTACCGCGGCATCGGACAACTGGCGGAGGCCAAAGACTATCTTCGCCACCCGCGAAGCCATTTCAAGGTGTTCGAAGGCAAGCCCGGCGACTGGCC